Proteins encoded together in one Synechococcales cyanobacterium T60_A2020_003 window:
- a CDS encoding carbon dioxide-concentrating mechanism protein CcmK — translation MAIAVGMVETLGFPAVVEAADAMVKAARVTLVGYEKIGSGRVTVIVRGDVSEVQASVAAGIENVKRVNGGQVLSTHIIARPHENLEYVLPIRYTEAVEAFRESVSGIRPLNRP, via the coding sequence ATGGCAATTGCAGTTGGAATGGTTGAGACGCTGGGCTTTCCGGCGGTTGTGGAAGCAGCGGACGCTATGGTAAAAGCGGCGCGTGTAACCTTAGTAGGATACGAGAAGATTGGCAGCGGGCGAGTGACCGTTATCGTTCGGGGCGATGTCTCTGAAGTCCAAGCTTCTGTAGCTGCTGGCATTGAGAATGTGAAGCGTGTTAATGGTGGTCAAGTTCTCTCCACTCACATCATCGCGCGCCCTCACGAAAACTTGGAATACGTTCTGCCTATTCGTTACACTGAGGCGGTCGAAGCATTCCGTGAGAGCG
- a CDS encoding carbon dioxide-concentrating mechanism protein CcmK, with translation MPIAVGMIETRGFPAVVEAADAMVKAARVTLVGYEKIGSGRVTVIVRGDVSEVQASVAAGIESAKRVNGGEVLSTHIIARPHENLEYVLPIRYTEAVEQFRS, from the coding sequence ATGCCAATTGCGGTAGGAATGATTGAGACGCGTGGTTTTCCAGCGGTTGTGGAAGCAGCGGACGCCATGGTAAAAGCAGCACGCGTAACTTTGGTGGGATATGAGAAGATTGGGAGCGGGCGAGTGACCGTTATCGTTCGGGGCGATGTCTCTGAAGTTCAGGCTTCTGTGGCAGCGGGTATTGAATCCGCTAAGCGCGTGAATGGTGGGGAAGTTCTTTCGACCCATATTATTGCTCGTCCTCACGAGAACCTAGAGTACGTTCTGCCCATTCGTTATACCGAAGCGGTTGAGCAGTTCCGCTCATAG